The genomic segment CACCCAGGAGCGTGGCCGCACGCCCCAGAGCGTCATAGAGCAGTACCTGGAATACGTGCGCCCCATGCACCTGAGCTTCGTGGAGCCCACCAAGCGCTACGCCGACGTGATCATTCCGCACGGCGGCATGAACGAGCCCGCGCTGGACATGCTGGCCGCCCGCATCCGCACCACGATCTGACAGGGGGCCGCCGCCAGCCCTCAAGCCGGTAGAAGGGGGGTGGCGGCGTCAACGTTGGCCTTGGCGGGCCCCTGGCCCCAGGGGAGACCGGCCTCCCCACGGCACTCTGGGCGCCCCGCTGCCCCTGCCCGCGCCTTTGGATGGATGCCTGCTGCCGGATGCGGCGGGCATCATGATGTGCTGCCCAGAAAGCCCCGCGCCTCCCGCCCCTTTCACCCGACCTTTAGGATGTGCCTGTGACCCAGCCCGCCCCTGCCCCCTCTGCGCCCCGGCCGCCCGGCCCGGAATTGCCGCCCGCCACGCGGCACCCGTGGACGCCCCTGCTGCTGGGCGTGCTGCTGCTGTCCCTGATTCCCACTGTGCTGCTGGCCTACGCGCGCGTGACCCACGAGCAGTCGCAGAAAACGGCCGCGCTGGTCATGGATTACCCGGCGGTGGCCGCGCAGGCCCGCCGCTTTGGCCTGGACCCCGAAGCCCTGCTTTCGCGCTACCAGAAGCTGGGCGTGAACGGGGTGGGACTGTACGAGGACGTGATTGGCAACCTCGTGCAGCGCGGCGAGGTGATTCTGAAAACCGGCGCCGACCTGCTGGCCGATGTGCCGGGCGCCCCGGTCAAAGCCCAGAACGTCTACCTGCGTTCGGTGGTGCCGGGCGCGGCTGAGGCCCTGCCCGCGCGCTACACCATTCCTACCCGCACGGTGCAGTTTGGGGGCCAGACCTGGGTGGAGTGGCCCACCGACCCCACCTTCCTGCCCACCGGCCCCAACCGCGAACTGCTGTCTCGCCTGCAGGCGCGGGGCCTGACTGTGGTGTACCGCCCCTACGCCGACGACGCCCTGCGCGAACCCGGCGCCGACTGGCCCGACGTGCCGTTCGTGCTGTTCAACGGCGACGAGGTGATTGGCGCGCGCACGCCTGAGCTGCTGGCCAAGATCAACGAACGCCTGGGGGGGCGCCTGCCGGCCCTGATTGAAGGCAACCCGCAAAGGGGCCTGGACACCCTGGTCGCCACGCACGGTGCGGCGCGCACCTTCAGCGTGAACCCGTCGTGGCAAAACCGCCTGGACCCCGCGACCCTGGCCAGCAAGTACAACCTCGCGGCGCGCGAGCGCTCCATGCGCCTGCTGTACCTGCGCCCCTACCCCACCATTAATGAAACCGAGGCCCTGCTGACCCGCACCACCCAGCTGCTGCAGGCCTCTGGCGTGCGGGTGACGCAGCCGGTGATTGCTCCCTTTGAGGAAAACAGCCTGCTGCGCGCCCTGAGCCTGCTGGGCCCGCTGGCGGCGCTGCTGCTGCTGGGCCTGAGCCTGCCGCTGCCCCGCCTGGGGCTGCTGGCGGCGGCCGGCACGGCGGCGCTAGCCTTTGCACTGAACAAGCTTGACCCCTTTGCCAGTACCGCCCTGATCGCCGCCGTGACCTTTCCGGCGCTGGGGCTGGTGCTGCGCCGCCACCGCGTCACCGACTGGTTTCTGGCCACGGGCCTGAGCCTCGCCGGGGTGCTGTTTGTTTCGGCGCTGGGGGCCAACAAGGACAGCGTGCTGGGCCTGGAACCGTTCCGGGGCGTGGGCCTGAC from the Deinococcus aquaedulcis genome contains:
- a CDS encoding DUF5693 family protein; this translates as MTQPAPAPSAPRPPGPELPPATRHPWTPLLLGVLLLSLIPTVLLAYARVTHEQSQKTAALVMDYPAVAAQARRFGLDPEALLSRYQKLGVNGVGLYEDVIGNLVQRGEVILKTGADLLADVPGAPVKAQNVYLRSVVPGAAEALPARYTIPTRTVQFGGQTWVEWPTDPTFLPTGPNRELLSRLQARGLTVVYRPYADDALREPGADWPDVPFVLFNGDEVIGARTPELLAKINERLGGRLPALIEGNPQRGLDTLVATHGAARTFSVNPSWQNRLDPATLASKYNLAARERSMRLLYLRPYPTINETEALLTRTTQLLQASGVRVTQPVIAPFEENSLLRALSLLGPLAALLLLGLSLPLPRLGLLAAAGTAALAFALNKLDPFASTALIAAVTFPALGLVLRRHRVTDWFLATGLSLAGVLFVSALGANKDSVLGLEPFRGVGLTLLLPLVLVALSFLPRQDLRQTARDIYNAPIKLGDVVVMGLGLAVFALVFLRRGNATGASVSDTEAKLRQDLQDSLVRPRFKELAGHPLALVGLSGVLPGYFSALLILGGVVGQASILNTFSHFHTPLLISAQRCFLGLGAGLIAGLVAIWAVKAALRLWQTWGQRPRPVQA